The Flavobacterium piscisymbiosum genome includes a region encoding these proteins:
- a CDS encoding aldo/keto reductase: protein MIQNKKLGNSSIEIAPLVFGTNVFGWTTDQKMTANLLDQFTDAGFNTLDTADVYSKWVEGHEGGESELAIGKWLKESGKRDKIILATKVGAEFSETKKGLSKKYIIQAAEDSLKRLQTDYIDLYQSHYDDLSTPIEETLEAYDSLIKAGKVRIIGASNFTPERLEQSLITSKNNNLPAYQTFQPEYNLYDRHDFEDNIKPITAKNNLSVISYFSLASGFLSGKYRDQSDLKDSKRGAFVEKYLNEKGFRILKALDTVAAKHHSVPGTIALAWVMHQPEIAAPIVSATNPEQLKELINATTIQLDTEDLALLNTASL from the coding sequence ATGATACAAAATAAAAAATTAGGTAATTCTTCTATTGAAATTGCGCCATTGGTATTTGGAACCAATGTATTTGGCTGGACTACCGACCAAAAAATGACAGCAAATTTGTTAGATCAATTTACAGATGCAGGATTCAATACCTTAGATACGGCAGATGTTTACTCCAAATGGGTAGAAGGTCACGAAGGTGGAGAATCGGAATTGGCTATTGGAAAATGGCTGAAAGAATCCGGTAAAAGAGATAAAATTATTCTGGCTACAAAAGTAGGTGCCGAATTCTCTGAAACTAAAAAAGGATTGAGCAAAAAGTACATTATTCAGGCTGCCGAAGATTCATTAAAACGACTTCAAACCGATTATATCGATTTGTATCAATCGCATTATGATGATCTTTCTACTCCTATCGAAGAAACTCTCGAAGCTTATGACAGTCTTATCAAAGCAGGAAAAGTAAGGATAATTGGTGCTTCAAACTTTACACCTGAACGTTTAGAGCAGTCTCTTATCACTAGTAAGAACAATAATCTTCCTGCTTATCAAACTTTTCAACCTGAATATAATTTATATGATCGTCATGATTTTGAAGATAATATAAAACCAATTACTGCAAAAAATAATTTAAGTGTTATCAGCTATTTTTCTTTGGCAAGTGGTTTCTTAAGCGGAAAATATCGTGATCAAAGCGATCTAAAAGACAGTAAAAGAGGTGCATTCGTAGAGAAATACTTAAACGAAAAAGGATTTAGAATTCTAAAAGCACTTGATACTGTAGCCGCAAAACATCATTCTGTTCCGGGAACAATTGCATTGGCGTGGGTAATGCATCAACCTGAAATTGCAGCACCAATAGTAAGCGCAACAAATCCAGAGCAACTAAAAGAGTTAATCAATGCAACTACAATACAGTTGGATACTGAAGATCTTGCTTTGCTAAATACCGCAAGTTTGTAA
- a CDS encoding OsmC family protein, which yields MKFTRRANANWKGTGMEGKGTISTQSTTLDNAQLSFKTRFEEGVGTNPEELIAAAHSGCFTMQLSFLLSEAGFIPEDLSTEAKVTFEDGTITLIQLILNGKVPGITAEDFQKAAQKAKEICPISKLLNTEITLSVTLN from the coding sequence ATGAAATTTACAAGAAGAGCAAACGCAAACTGGAAAGGTACAGGAATGGAAGGAAAAGGTACTATTAGCACTCAAAGCACCACTTTAGATAATGCCCAATTATCTTTTAAAACCCGTTTTGAAGAAGGTGTAGGAACCAATCCTGAAGAATTAATCGCAGCGGCACATTCTGGCTGTTTTACCATGCAACTTAGCTTTTTACTTTCTGAAGCAGGATTTATTCCGGAAGATTTAAGCACAGAAGCAAAAGTTACTTTTGAAGACGGAACAATCACTTTGATCCAGTTAATCCTGAACGGAAAAGTTCCGGGAATTACAGCAGAAGATTTTCAGAAAGCAGCACAAAAAGCAAAAGAAATTTGTCCTATCTCAAAATTATTAAATACTGAAATTACTTTATCAGTAACATTAAACTAA
- a CDS encoding alpha/beta hydrolase: MKTIALKEQLNRYFMFAVLIFSFLFATANSNAQTTAPQIKNVVLVHGAFADGSGWKGLYQVLTKKGYNVTIVQNPLSSLEDDVRVTNLALDKQDGPTILVGHSWGGTVITEAGNHPKVAALVYVAALQPDNGETSVQWLMTAPPAPENGVLSPDDKGVVYYDKAKFHAGFAGDISKEDADFMYASQGAFYAKGFGTPVTKAAWRNKPSYGIVATEDKSISPEIERAMYKRSNTKITEIKGSHVVFISQPEAVAKVIIAASKK, translated from the coding sequence ATGAAAACAATAGCATTAAAAGAACAATTGAATCGTTATTTCATGTTCGCAGTACTTATTTTTAGTTTCTTATTTGCAACAGCAAATTCTAATGCACAAACTACAGCTCCGCAAATTAAAAACGTTGTATTAGTACACGGTGCATTCGCTGATGGTTCTGGCTGGAAAGGTTTATATCAGGTATTAACTAAAAAAGGATATAACGTTACCATCGTTCAAAACCCTTTAAGCTCTCTTGAAGATGATGTGAGAGTAACTAATTTAGCCCTGGACAAACAAGACGGACCAACAATTTTGGTAGGACATTCATGGGGTGGAACTGTAATTACAGAAGCCGGAAATCATCCAAAAGTAGCAGCTTTGGTTTATGTGGCAGCTTTACAGCCTGATAACGGAGAGACTTCTGTGCAATGGTTAATGACGGCTCCTCCAGCTCCTGAAAATGGTGTTTTAAGCCCAGACGATAAAGGAGTGGTTTATTATGATAAAGCTAAATTTCATGCTGGTTTTGCTGGAGATATCAGCAAAGAAGACGCTGATTTTATGTATGCTTCTCAAGGCGCATTCTACGCAAAAGGATTTGGAACTCCTGTCACAAAAGCAGCCTGGAGAAATAAACCTTCGTACGGAATCGTAGCAACTGAAGACAAAAGTATATCTCCTGAAATAGAACGTGCCATGTACAAACGTTCGAATACAAAAATTACAGAAATAAAAGGAAGTCACGTGGTGTTTATTTCGCAACCAGAGGCGGTAGCGAAAGTGATAATTGCTGCTTCTAAAAAATAA
- a CDS encoding hydrogen peroxide-inducible genes activator → MTIQQLKYIVALDEERHFARAAEVCMVTQPGLTIQLKNLEEEIGIKIFDRNKVPLTPTTLGTEIINKAKKILREADEIRNFVVNEKNLLEGEVRVGVISTLSPYLIPLFIKAMKEATPKVHFIIREANTGQLMKELETGSLDVVLMATPTGNPNLIEHPIFKEPFVAYLNEHHPMANNEFYELQPGDKTELLLLHSEFCYNAQLLDICGIKSPGKLKEQFTYDISSIETLKNLVRAQLGFAIIPELSILNENNSGLFKPFKEPKPVREISLVVSDSFSKKLLLEKMNEAIWNCLPDSLKKDFAYRKIRWNDSPYFAKSVSDYIKLNSKT, encoded by the coding sequence ATGACGATACAGCAATTAAAATATATTGTAGCATTAGATGAAGAACGTCATTTTGCACGAGCTGCCGAAGTTTGTATGGTTACACAGCCCGGACTTACAATTCAGTTAAAAAATCTCGAAGAAGAAATAGGTATTAAAATTTTCGATCGAAATAAAGTTCCATTAACGCCAACCACGCTTGGAACAGAAATCATTAATAAAGCAAAGAAAATACTTCGAGAAGCCGATGAAATCAGGAATTTTGTGGTAAACGAAAAAAACTTATTAGAAGGAGAAGTTAGAGTAGGAGTAATTTCGACTTTATCTCCTTATTTGATTCCGTTGTTTATAAAGGCGATGAAAGAGGCAACTCCCAAAGTGCATTTTATTATAAGAGAAGCCAATACGGGACAATTAATGAAAGAATTAGAAACTGGTTCATTAGATGTGGTTTTGATGGCAACGCCAACCGGAAACCCCAATTTAATCGAACATCCTATTTTTAAAGAGCCTTTTGTAGCCTATTTAAACGAGCATCACCCAATGGCGAATAATGAGTTTTATGAACTTCAGCCGGGTGATAAAACAGAATTGTTATTGCTTCATAGTGAGTTTTGCTACAACGCACAATTGCTGGATATCTGCGGAATCAAATCTCCGGGAAAATTAAAAGAGCAGTTTACGTATGATATTAGTTCAATCGAAACCTTAAAAAATCTGGTTCGTGCCCAATTAGGATTTGCCATTATACCAGAACTTTCTATTTTGAACGAAAATAATTCAGGACTTTTTAAACCTTTTAAAGAACCAAAACCCGTAAGAGAAATTAGTTTGGTGGTTTCTGATTCATTTTCGAAAAAACTATTGCTCGAAAAAATGAATGAAGCCATCTGGAATTGTCTTCCGGATTCCCTCAAAAAAGATTTTGCGTATCGAAAAATACGATGGAATGATTCTCCTTATTTTGCCAAATCAGTTAGTGATTATATAAAGTTAAATTCTAAAACTTAA
- a CDS encoding siderophore-interacting protein, translating into MENYQKKVIRSVFTVKHKCFITPHYIRVIFDVTNEQLDLLVDVKSGSNNKIYIPPKGMNVIYFTNKESDALPELLPVMRTYTTRSIDFEKKELSIDFVAHGDNGPASAWAQKAEAGDILGIAMKGNAKDLVPKADEYLLIGDSTALPVIASILEQLPKGVNVKAVLEVYGKKDKVDFVSQANLSIDWVYNKNPEKGSELSKLIKKISLPDTRMKRFAFIAAEYNTVKALRSYFKEEIGWERSEFNASSYWKAGKTETESNTERREEKLD; encoded by the coding sequence ATGGAAAATTATCAAAAAAAGGTGATCCGTTCTGTATTTACGGTAAAGCATAAGTGTTTTATTACACCGCATTATATTCGAGTAATTTTTGATGTAACCAATGAACAATTGGATTTGCTGGTTGATGTCAAGTCAGGATCGAATAACAAAATATACATTCCGCCCAAAGGGATGAATGTTATTTATTTCACCAATAAAGAGAGTGATGCTTTACCCGAACTTTTGCCTGTAATGAGAACGTATACGACCCGAAGTATCGATTTTGAAAAGAAAGAATTAAGTATTGATTTTGTAGCACATGGCGATAATGGCCCTGCTTCTGCCTGGGCACAAAAAGCCGAAGCAGGAGATATTCTTGGGATAGCGATGAAAGGTAATGCGAAAGATTTGGTTCCGAAGGCTGATGAATATCTTTTGATAGGGGATTCGACCGCGCTTCCGGTCATTGCAAGTATCTTGGAACAGCTTCCAAAAGGTGTAAATGTAAAAGCTGTATTGGAAGTATACGGAAAAAAGGACAAAGTTGATTTCGTTTCTCAGGCCAATTTAAGTATAGATTGGGTATATAATAAAAACCCCGAAAAAGGAAGTGAGCTTTCAAAATTGATAAAGAAAATCTCGCTTCCTGACACAAGAATGAAAAGATTTGCCTTTATAGCAGCAGAATACAATACGGTAAAAGCTTTAAGAAGTTATTTTAAAGAAGAAATAGGCTGGGAGAGAAGTGAATTTAATGCATCATCTTATTGGAAAGCAGGAAAAACTGAAACCGAATCTAACACAGAACGCAGGGAAGAAAAACTGGATTAA
- a CDS encoding MFS transporter encodes MSRILEKGQTIDFYKATIPIILSVFAIYLTIGLTLGIVPAFVQNDLKFNSLIVGLVIGLQPLTTLLTRAYFGKLTDTKGAKRSKLGGILLVMAAGIVYVFAASFASYPLVALSFLLLARIVHGIAESLLVIGALTWGIGLVGHEKSGKVMTWNGIAMYGGIAVGAPLSIWMAKDFGIVYALGLIVILPLASWISTIKLPAIPVDKEHIRTPFYKVVGTIAKQGLTLAFSSMAFGCIASFIALFFTEKNWGDASLAFMIFGLSYILTRVFFASYPDKYGGYKVAIVSLVIEVIGQFLIYTSLTKEMALLGCVLTGIGFSLVFPSLGVLAIKKVKPQMRGTALGAYAAFFDLSLGLAGPLAGLIAGWFSYQDIYLFGSLSCLLALGTMLFKRD; translated from the coding sequence ATGAGTAGAATTTTAGAAAAAGGACAAACAATTGACTTTTACAAAGCCACTATACCTATTATTTTATCGGTATTTGCCATTTACCTCACGATTGGTCTCACATTGGGAATCGTGCCTGCATTTGTACAAAATGATTTAAAATTTAATAGTTTGATTGTAGGTTTGGTAATTGGTTTACAGCCGCTAACCACTCTTTTAACCCGCGCTTATTTCGGAAAACTTACCGATACAAAAGGAGCCAAAAGATCTAAACTTGGCGGAATACTTTTGGTAATGGCAGCGGGAATAGTTTATGTATTTGCGGCATCATTTGCATCATATCCTTTGGTAGCATTGTCATTTCTTTTACTCGCAAGAATTGTTCATGGCATTGCAGAAAGTTTGTTGGTAATTGGTGCTTTAACATGGGGAATTGGGTTAGTTGGGCATGAAAAATCCGGTAAGGTAATGACCTGGAACGGAATCGCGATGTATGGCGGAATCGCTGTTGGTGCGCCCTTAAGTATCTGGATGGCTAAAGATTTTGGCATCGTTTACGCCTTAGGTTTGATCGTTATTTTACCACTTGCAAGCTGGATTTCGACCATAAAATTGCCTGCTATTCCAGTAGACAAAGAACATATCAGAACGCCATTTTATAAAGTAGTAGGAACCATCGCAAAACAAGGATTAACACTCGCTTTTTCTTCTATGGCATTTGGTTGTATTGCTTCTTTTATAGCTTTGTTTTTTACAGAGAAAAATTGGGGCGACGCTTCTTTAGCCTTTATGATTTTCGGATTATCTTATATCCTGACAAGAGTCTTTTTTGCTTCTTATCCGGATAAATACGGAGGGTATAAAGTAGCCATAGTTTCTTTGGTCATTGAAGTTATTGGGCAATTTCTTATTTACACTTCTCTTACAAAAGAAATGGCCTTACTAGGCTGTGTTTTAACCGGAATTGGTTTTTCGCTTGTATTTCCTTCTTTAGGCGTATTAGCAATCAAAAAAGTAAAACCTCAAATGCGCGGAACTGCATTAGGAGCTTATGCTGCGTTTTTTGATCTTTCATTAGGATTAGCAGGACCTTTGGCAGGATTAATTGCAGGTTGGTTTAGCTATCAGGATATCTATTTATTTGGGAGTTTGAGCTGTTTATTGGCTTTAGGAACTATGTTGTTTAAACGAGATTAA
- a CDS encoding AraC family transcriptional regulator, with product MKKKSNIELHTKELDNLGLQVREIAANNIDFSGHLTKAHRDDHYVFYIQQEGLIELMIDFKNHQIKDQALFFIAPGQVHYYTKQVDSKGHFIFLNPSYLQNTYRRIFDAHQNISQVVPIQNVVLFNIAALLFNQVAEAVGDIQKNIIRSLVDSLMGMMVLEFSKNENYLKKGIDRKTELTFQFRQLVQRHFLELKRPKDYAALLHISVPYLNEMVKEQTGCASSYWIQHEILLEAKRLLFYTQLNTKEIAFALQYEDHTYFSRFFKKNEGITPLEFRKNYCDLSNQNS from the coding sequence TTGAAAAAGAAATCGAATATAGAACTTCACACAAAAGAATTAGACAATCTAGGTCTCCAAGTAAGAGAAATAGCAGCTAATAACATCGATTTCAGCGGGCATTTAACGAAAGCGCACAGAGACGATCATTATGTTTTTTATATTCAGCAAGAAGGACTGATCGAGCTTATGATTGATTTTAAAAACCATCAGATAAAAGACCAGGCACTGTTTTTTATTGCTCCGGGTCAGGTACATTATTATACCAAACAAGTAGATTCGAAAGGGCATTTTATCTTTTTAAATCCATCTTATTTACAAAATACGTATCGAAGAATTTTTGATGCGCATCAAAATATTTCTCAGGTTGTACCGATCCAAAATGTTGTTTTATTTAATATTGCAGCATTACTATTCAATCAGGTGGCAGAAGCTGTGGGAGATATTCAAAAAAATATCATTCGTTCGCTTGTCGATAGTTTGATGGGAATGATGGTTTTAGAGTTTTCTAAAAACGAAAATTATCTTAAAAAAGGAATCGATAGAAAAACCGAACTCACTTTTCAGTTTAGACAATTGGTTCAGCGGCATTTTTTAGAACTAAAAAGACCCAAAGATTACGCTGCTTTGTTGCATATTTCAGTTCCTTATTTAAACGAAATGGTAAAGGAACAAACAGGATGTGCCTCAAGTTACTGGATACAGCATGAAATTTTACTGGAAGCCAAACGATTACTTTTTTACACGCAACTGAATACTAAGGAAATTGCTTTTGCATTGCAATACGAAGATCATACTTATTTCTCCCGATTTTTCAAAAAAAATGAAGGCATCACACCTTTAGAGTTTAGAAAGAATTACTGCGATTTGTCCAATCAAAACTCTTAG
- a CDS encoding alpha/beta hydrolase, producing the protein MKILFTTLALLAVSLSISAQQIIHKKVFSKKMNKEIETVIITPKLIKGKTYKTIYILHGYSGNPDRTYKQDIQDLTGKSQKYNTIYVLADGNFNSWYVDSPVDKSSQYQTFIGKELVDYIDANYPTMKDRKSRGILGWSMGGYGALNIGIFYSDTFGIVGSSCGALDFNRFGENFHNYQVDKVLGDFKSLSKEYFTFDKTKQMAQSNQFYIVDCGTEDTQMIDMNRDFHQLLTNEKIEHFYIESPGGHDPKYWNKSLANQLALFENYFNIEK; encoded by the coding sequence ATGAAAATATTATTTACCACTCTGGCACTTTTAGCCGTATCATTATCAATATCGGCACAACAAATTATTCATAAAAAAGTATTCAGTAAAAAAATGAATAAGGAGATTGAAACAGTTATCATTACTCCAAAACTAATAAAAGGAAAAACCTATAAAACCATTTATATACTTCATGGTTACAGCGGAAATCCTGATCGAACTTACAAACAAGATATTCAGGATCTGACGGGGAAATCTCAAAAATACAATACGATTTATGTATTAGCCGATGGTAATTTTAATAGCTGGTATGTAGATAGTCCGGTAGATAAATCATCACAATATCAAACTTTTATAGGGAAAGAATTAGTCGATTATATCGATGCTAATTATCCAACAATGAAAGACCGAAAGTCTAGAGGAATTTTGGGGTGGAGTATGGGTGGATATGGTGCATTAAATATTGGAATTTTTTATTCGGATACTTTTGGTATTGTCGGAAGTTCTTGTGGCGCACTGGATTTTAATCGTTTTGGCGAAAACTTTCATAATTATCAGGTAGATAAAGTTTTGGGAGATTTTAAAAGTTTATCCAAAGAGTATTTTACGTTTGATAAAACCAAACAAATGGCGCAATCAAATCAGTTTTATATTGTTGATTGTGGTACAGAAGATACGCAGATGATTGATATGAACCGCGATTTTCATCAGCTTTTGACGAATGAAAAAATAGAACATTTTTATATTGAATCTCCGGGCGGACATGACCCAAAGTATTGGAACAAATCTTTGGCCAACCAATTGGCTTTGTTCGAAAATTATTTTAATATTGAAAAGTAA
- a CDS encoding META domain-containing protein — translation MKNYVLVFVAILALSFNSCTSMKDTSKTADLYNTTWELEYISGPRIAFEGLFPDKKPFIKFDEATKQVSGNAGCNGYSAPFTLKGKSLTFGEQGPATLMYCEGGGEQVFTKTIKEIDSYSIDKDGKLNLIMKDIPMMRFKKVTK, via the coding sequence ATGAAAAATTACGTACTAGTATTCGTCGCTATTTTAGCATTATCTTTTAATTCTTGTACTTCAATGAAAGACACTTCAAAAACTGCCGATCTTTATAATACAACCTGGGAGCTGGAGTATATTTCCGGCCCACGCATCGCTTTTGAAGGTTTATTTCCGGATAAAAAACCGTTTATTAAATTTGATGAAGCTACTAAACAAGTATCTGGAAATGCTGGTTGTAATGGTTACAGCGCTCCATTTACCTTAAAAGGAAAATCACTTACTTTTGGAGAACAAGGTCCTGCTACTTTAATGTATTGTGAAGGTGGCGGAGAACAGGTGTTTACAAAAACGATTAAAGAAATTGATAGTTATTCTATTGATAAAGATGGTAAACTGAATTTGATCATGAAGGATATCCCAATGATGAGATTTAAAAAAGTGACTAAATAA
- a CDS encoding TonB-dependent receptor, producing MNYFSVRTSKFLFIISILFTVCAAVAQQNHGKIKGKITTSDGKPASEVNIVLKNSKYSTSTNDEGNFELNRIRSNSYTLQISLTGYETVEQQIVVADNETTTLNVQLNVSNKELQEVVINNRKSILSKKTQYVARMPLKNIENPQVYNVIHKELIQEQIVIDPAGAVRNAPGVVPLNYPSGGFAVIFRGFTTGINSRNGMETLSGRSSVGIANVERIEILKGPSGTLFGSSASSFGGVVNLVTKKPFEASATEISYTAGSFGVNRLTVDLNTPLTKDKNVLFRLNAEVNNEKSFLDYGFNKTLSFTPSIIFKASEKLTFSVDAELFKVNNTRPLYPTATAASGITNPGDIQLNYKKSLVHDDVDAKSSSSKAFVQAEYQINDRWKSTTLFSYVSEDLDYSYQVLPTWTSPTTATMRATLFGPISSNYTNIQQNFNGEFSTGVLKHKILAGVNYRYYTDTFSSTPTPAAPFRTIDVTTNFNPVRRSEIDKVLLAPVIRAGRDEYTFSGYASYVLSVADRLYAMASLRLDNFDRKESGTVPGYSQNSLSPKLGIVYQIVKDQVSVFGNYMNGFQNLAPVTQPGGEQLILDPLYANQYEGGIKAEMFNKKLSATVSYYKITNDNALIRQADLTYQQDGKQVSKGVEFEFLANPLPGLDITAGYAYNDNRIVKTSEANKAIEGNKAQDAPEDVVNFWASYKFQNVLKGLGIGVGANYVDKSYMATTNTFYIPSYTIYNQTIFYEQSNWRVGVKINNLSNKKYWSSWGAPQPPANFLVNLTFRF from the coding sequence ATGAACTATTTTAGTGTAAGAACATCAAAGTTTTTATTTATTATAAGCATTTTATTTACTGTATGTGCCGCCGTTGCACAACAAAATCATGGAAAAATTAAGGGAAAAATAACTACTTCTGATGGAAAGCCAGCATCTGAAGTAAATATTGTTTTAAAGAATTCAAAATATAGTACCAGTACCAATGATGAAGGTAATTTTGAACTCAACCGTATAAGAAGCAATTCTTATACCCTGCAAATATCCTTAACAGGTTACGAAACTGTAGAACAGCAAATTGTAGTAGCAGACAACGAAACCACAACACTTAATGTGCAATTGAATGTTTCGAACAAGGAATTACAAGAGGTGGTAATTAATAACAGAAAAAGTATTCTTTCTAAGAAAACGCAATATGTTGCGAGAATGCCTCTTAAAAATATAGAAAATCCGCAGGTTTATAATGTGATACACAAAGAATTGATTCAGGAACAAATTGTAATTGACCCTGCCGGAGCAGTTAGAAACGCACCCGGAGTTGTACCACTTAATTATCCATCGGGTGGATTTGCCGTTATATTTAGAGGTTTTACGACAGGAATTAATTCCAGAAACGGAATGGAAACACTTTCGGGAAGATCAAGTGTAGGCATTGCAAATGTTGAACGAATAGAGATATTAAAAGGACCTTCGGGAACTTTATTTGGTTCATCGGCTTCTTCGTTTGGTGGTGTTGTCAATCTGGTTACCAAAAAACCTTTTGAAGCTTCGGCTACTGAAATATCTTATACAGCAGGAAGTTTTGGTGTAAACCGACTTACAGTAGATCTAAATACACCATTAACGAAAGATAAAAATGTACTTTTTAGATTGAATGCCGAAGTCAATAATGAAAAAAGTTTCCTGGATTACGGTTTTAATAAAACGTTGTCTTTTACTCCAAGTATTATTTTTAAAGCAAGCGAAAAACTTACTTTTAGCGTTGATGCAGAGTTGTTTAAGGTTAATAATACAAGACCGTTATACCCAACTGCAACCGCTGCATCAGGAATAACGAATCCTGGCGATATACAATTAAATTATAAAAAATCGCTGGTTCACGATGATGTCGATGCAAAATCATCTTCGTCTAAAGCCTTTGTTCAGGCCGAATACCAAATAAATGATCGTTGGAAATCGACTACTTTATTTTCTTACGTGAGTGAAGATTTAGATTATAGTTATCAGGTTTTACCAACCTGGACTTCGCCTACTACGGCTACTATGCGCGCAACGCTCTTTGGACCAATTTCGAGTAATTATACTAATATTCAGCAGAATTTTAATGGTGAATTTTCGACAGGAGTTTTAAAACATAAAATATTGGCCGGAGTTAATTACAGGTATTATACCGATACATTTTCGTCTACACCAACTCCTGCGGCTCCGTTTAGAACCATTGATGTAACTACTAATTTTAATCCGGTTAGAAGAAGCGAGATTGATAAAGTATTGCTGGCACCGGTGATAAGAGCCGGACGTGATGAATACACTTTTAGCGGATATGCCTCTTATGTATTGAGTGTTGCAGACAGATTATATGCAATGGCGAGTTTACGTTTGGATAATTTTGATCGAAAAGAAAGCGGAACCGTGCCCGGATATAGCCAAAATTCATTGTCACCAAAATTAGGAATAGTATACCAAATTGTGAAGGATCAGGTTTCTGTATTTGGAAATTACATGAACGGATTTCAGAATCTGGCTCCCGTTACACAGCCGGGAGGCGAGCAGCTTATATTAGATCCTTTATATGCAAATCAATATGAGGGAGGTATAAAAGCGGAAATGTTTAATAAAAAATTAAGTGCTACGGTAAGTTATTACAAAATAACGAATGATAACGCGCTAATACGCCAAGCTGATTTAACGTACCAACAAGATGGAAAACAGGTGAGTAAAGGAGTTGAATTTGAGTTTCTTGCCAATCCGCTTCCGGGTTTAGATATTACGGCAGGATATGCTTATAATGATAATCGAATTGTAAAAACCAGTGAAGCCAATAAAGCTATCGAAGGCAATAAAGCACAAGATGCTCCTGAAGATGTGGTAAACTTTTGGGCTTCGTATAAATTTCAAAACGTTTTAAAAGGTCTTGGTATTGGTGTTGGTGCAAACTATGTAGATAAAAGTTATATGGCGACTACCAATACTTTTTATATTCCGTCGTACACGATTTATAATCAAACGATATTTTACGAACAGTCAAACTGGAGAGTGGGAGTTAAGATAAATAACCTTTCGAACAAAAAATACTGGAGTTCATGGGGAGCACCACAACCTCCAGCAAACTTTTTAGTAAATCTAACATTCAGGTTTTAG
- a CDS encoding PepSY-associated TM helix domain-containing protein codes for MKKGFKKNIGLLHLWLGLGSGLIVFIAALTGSILVFEKEIDQAIHPEYYNVAAIGTSKKTIDYCTDILQKQYSIKKITRIYTFSDPSRTMQVLGKDSDKKAQFFSIDPYTGKVLATTPQEKRFFVIVLAIHRQLLLGETGQIIMGTSCLIFVFMIISGLILWWPKKIKNLKQRLTVKWSASFKRVNWDFHSTFGFYSFLILLIIALSGLNFAFTWFQNGVYFMTEGTTKKPSAKVKNPTKIDPKLNHTAFYQSIYNKADSIFPYAGNIQIRMPVDTINSISVLKEYSEITIPHQSSAAFFDKYTAEEIEARPYENFSTGDKLRRLNYPIHTGSIYGLPTKILAFLVSLFALTLPITGLLVWLGKKKKTAKS; via the coding sequence ATGAAGAAAGGATTTAAAAAAAATATTGGACTTTTGCATTTATGGCTAGGTCTTGGTTCTGGTTTAATTGTTTTTATTGCTGCATTAACAGGTAGTATTTTGGTTTTTGAAAAGGAAATTGACCAGGCTATACATCCCGAATATTATAATGTTGCTGCAATAGGAACATCAAAAAAAACGATTGATTATTGCACAGATATTCTTCAGAAACAATATTCGATAAAAAAGATTACCCGCATTTATACTTTTAGTGATCCTTCGCGTACCATGCAGGTTTTAGGAAAGGACTCTGATAAAAAAGCACAATTTTTTTCTATCGATCCGTACACCGGAAAAGTTCTGGCTACAACTCCTCAGGAAAAGAGATTTTTTGTTATTGTTTTAGCAATACACAGACAACTATTATTAGGTGAAACCGGCCAAATAATCATGGGAACTTCATGTTTAATTTTTGTTTTCATGATTATCTCCGGATTAATTTTATGGTGGCCAAAGAAAATAAAAAACCTAAAACAGCGACTTACCGTAAAATGGAGTGCGTCTTTTAAAAGAGTCAATTGGGATTTTCACTCTACTTTTGGATTCTATAGCTTTTTAATTCTATTAATTATTGCTCTAAGCGGATTAAACTTTGCTTTTACCTGGTTTCAAAACGGAGTTTATTTTATGACTGAAGGAACGACAAAAAAACCTTCTGCAAAAGTAAAAAACCCAACAAAAATAGATCCTAAACTTAATCATACGGCTTTTTACCAAAGTATTTATAATAAAGCAGACAGCATTTTTCCGTATGCCGGAAACATCCAAATCAGGATGCCTGTTGATACCATTAATAGTATTTCGGTCTTAAAAGAATATTCAGAAATAACAATACCACATCAATCCAGCGCCGCTTTTTTTGACAAATACACAGCCGAAGAAATTGAAGCTAGGCCTTACGAAAATTTTTCTACCGGAGATAAGCTAAGACGATTGAACTACCCTATTCATACCGGAAGTATTTACGGTTTACCAACTAAGATATTGGCTTTTTTAGTTTCTCTTTTCGCTTTAACATTACCTATTACAGGATTATTAGTCTGGTTAGGAAAAAAGAAGAAAACAGCGAAATCTTAA